Genomic DNA from Niallia circulans:
CATCTCATAAACATTCTTTTCATCCTTGTCAGCATCTTTCGCGGTTGTTGAAATCAGTCCTGATTGGAACGTCTTGTTTCGAATCCACTTTCTGCTCTCCGCATCATCTGATACTATCTCTGCAATAATATCTTTTGCCCCTGCAATAGCATCTTCTACTGACATTACTTCTTTCTCTGCCGATATGTATTTCGTTGCTTCTTGTTCGATTGGGGAACTGTTATCATGCTCAAGCAGCCAATTAGCAAGTGGCTCTAATCCCTTCTCCTTCGCAATTGTAGCCTTCGTTCTTCTCTTAAGCTTATACGGTCGGTATAAATCCTCTACTTCCTGGAGCTTAATAGAGGATGAGATGCTTTTTTTCAGCTCTTCCGTCAATTTGCCTTGTTCCTCTATCAGCCTTAATACTTCTTCTTTTCTCTGCTCTAAATTTTGGATATAGTGATAACGGTCCATTATATCCTTTATTTGCACTTCATCCAAAGCTCCTGTTTGCTCTTTACGGTAACGAGCAATGAAAGGAACTGTATTTCCTTCCTCCAATAACGCAAGAACATTAGCGACTTGTTTTTTCGTAACGGATTGCTCCCTTGCAATCATGGATTGATAATCTTCTTTTATTAAAACCTTTTCCATACGAACTACCACAGTCCTTCCTAATATGTATCAAAGAGAGTTGCTTCTTTCATATTACTATATTTCACTTGAAATTATCTAACACTACCATCCATATTAAGGGATAATTATCGCTATAAAGACAAAAAAAAAGCTTACATTATAGCAAGCTTCCCAAAATAAAGGTAGAATCATCATCTGAATTATTATATTTTTGTGCAATTGTATCTGCAATATTACGTAACGGACTAAAGCCTTTCAACAAATCCTTAACCCCTTGAATATTATACCCATCTGAATGAACAAGAAATTTCGAATAAGCTTCATATGCAAATGTTTGAGTATTATACACTTGTGGTCTTCCTGAAAGATAGCCTGTAACAGGTAGCGGATATGTGAGCTTTCCACTGGAAGAATACAGGAAGAAGCGGATATTCCCAACACAGCTGTACTTAATGCTTTTCATAGCATAGTCAACCTTGAATACACACACAGCGGCACCTCTTTTTTTGACGAGGACCTTGTTTGCTAACTCCATCAATTCCTCCACATCTGCAGTATGATTATTTCTAATCACGTCTGCTACAGCTTCGGATGATTCATTGGCATACTCTCCGCTTCCTAGACCATCTGCCAGCACACAGATAAAATATTCTTCTGTTGATAGAAAAAAATAGCTGTCACCACATAAAGTTTTTCCTTGCTTGTTCGTCTGATGTGCTAAAACTTGAATATTGGAGTCAGCTACAGCTGTCATAGAATAAACTCCGAATTGCTGGACTCAGCATGAATTGCTTCTTGGAGCTTCTTAATCGCCCTTCTTTGCAGTCTTGAGACATGCATTTGGGAAATCCCGAGTTTATCACCAGCTTCTTTTTGGCTCAAATTATCCAAGTATGTATATTGAATGATACTCTTTTCCCTTTCACTCAATACATGCAGCACTTTTTCGAGCACGAGCTTTTGATTAACACGCTCAAAGCCTTTATCAACATCCCCAACAATATCAAGCAATGTCACCGTTCCGCCTTCAGAATCTGCTTCGATAGAATGATCGACAGATAAAGCTTGATAGCTTTTCCCCATCTCCATTGCTTCTAGCACTTCCTCTTCAGATACTTCAAGATAATCGGCAATTTCATTCACCTTTGGCGATCTTTGCAATTCAGTTGTTAAATGTTCTACAGTTTTCTTTATTTTCGGACCAATCTCTTTTATTCTTCGAGGAACATGCACACTCCATGTCTTATCTCGCAGGAATCTCTTTATTTCACCAATGATTGTCGGCACTGCGAATGCTTCAAAGCTTTTT
This window encodes:
- the sigB gene encoding RNA polymerase sigma factor SigB, with product MPKQSQPKRQLTKEEVNELIKKYQNDQDAEAQDILVMNYRDLVEVLARKYSKGKMFHEDISQVGIIGLLGAIRRYDESFGKSFEAFAVPTIIGEIKRFLRDKTWSVHVPRRIKEIGPKIKKTVEHLTTELQRSPKVNEIADYLEVSEEEVLEAMEMGKSYQALSVDHSIEADSEGGTVTLLDIVGDVDKGFERVNQKLVLEKVLHVLSEREKSIIQYTYLDNLSQKEAGDKLGISQMHVSRLQRRAIKKLQEAIHAESSNSEFIL
- a CDS encoding PP2C family serine/threonine-protein phosphatase; this translates as MTAVADSNIQVLAHQTNKQGKTLCGDSYFFLSTEEYFICVLADGLGSGEYANESSEAVADVIRNNHTADVEELMELANKVLVKKRGAAVCVFKVDYAMKSIKYSCVGNIRFFLYSSSGKLTYPLPVTGYLSGRPQVYNTQTFAYEAYSKFLVHSDGYNIQGVKDLLKGFSPLRNIADTIAQKYNNSDDDSTFILGSLL